One Hyphomicrobiales bacterium genomic window carries:
- a CDS encoding DNA polymerase III subunit gamma/tau, protein MDETDGQTAYRVLARKYRPSTFEDLIGQEPMVTTLTNAFQLNRIAQAYMLTGVRGVGKTTTARILARALNYEADGIDAPTIEMAEHGAHCDAIINSSHIDVVEMDAASHTGIGDIREIIDAVKYKPAAARYKVYIIDEVHMLSTAAFNGLLKTLEEPPEHVKFIFATTEIRKVPVTVLSRCQRFDLRRIEGETMVTFLQGVAQKENVEVSDDALALVARASEGSVRDALSLLDQAISHGGGGVTADQMRDMLGLANRTRIIDLFDHVMSGRVKEALAEIKEQFDVGADPFVILSDLAEFTHLVTTAKLADGVPRGQALSDLEKAKAEEFAENLSIRVLSRAWQMLLKGIEEVQTARKPLAAADMVIVRLAYVADLPTPDEAIKLIKQGAGSGQTAPATNAAPHPSGNGGAPVAQYGGGQMSQPMPSGDPVMLDAQQTAPEMQRPRPVLATNNPNPQPVEAEPVPEAKAAESVRINRFEDLVAIAEEKRDLAFRHALEACVCLIAFENGRIEFSPTPQAPRNLASDIKSRLKDWSGQDWQVIVAREGGEVPLKIQRAEEEAERTREAEEDPTVAAVLKQFPGSKIVNISFQEDEEILEAVPEDDDIDNDGETP, encoded by the coding sequence ATGGACGAGACAGACGGACAGACAGCCTATCGCGTGCTGGCTCGAAAATACCGCCCAAGCACCTTTGAAGACTTGATCGGTCAAGAGCCGATGGTCACGACACTCACCAATGCATTCCAACTCAACCGTATCGCCCAAGCCTATATGCTAACAGGCGTTCGCGGTGTCGGTAAAACAACGACAGCTCGTATCTTAGCCCGCGCTTTAAACTATGAAGCAGACGGGATTGACGCGCCAACCATTGAGATGGCGGAGCATGGCGCCCATTGTGATGCGATCATCAATTCAAGCCACATTGATGTGGTGGAGATGGATGCGGCCTCTCATACAGGTATTGGCGATATTCGCGAGATCATCGACGCGGTGAAATACAAGCCTGCGGCAGCGCGCTATAAAGTTTATATCATCGATGAGGTGCATATGCTCTCAACAGCAGCCTTTAACGGTTTGCTGAAAACGCTCGAAGAGCCGCCAGAGCATGTGAAATTTATCTTCGCCACAACCGAAATTCGTAAAGTACCGGTAACGGTGCTCTCACGTTGCCAGCGCTTTGATCTTCGCCGGATTGAAGGCGAGACCATGGTGACGTTTTTGCAGGGCGTGGCCCAAAAAGAAAATGTTGAAGTGAGTGATGATGCGCTGGCGCTCGTTGCTCGTGCCTCAGAAGGGTCTGTGCGCGATGCGCTTTCTCTGCTTGATCAAGCCATCTCCCACGGCGGCGGTGGTGTAACCGCTGATCAAATGCGTGACATGCTGGGCCTTGCCAACCGCACGCGCATTATTGATCTATTCGACCACGTCATGTCTGGCCGCGTGAAGGAAGCGCTGGCTGAGATAAAAGAACAATTTGATGTGGGCGCTGACCCTTTCGTCATTTTATCTGACTTGGCCGAATTTACCCATTTGGTCACAACGGCAAAACTTGCAGATGGCGTGCCACGCGGACAGGCTTTGTCTGATCTTGAAAAAGCAAAAGCGGAAGAGTTTGCTGAAAACCTTTCCATCCGTGTTTTATCACGGGCTTGGCAAATGCTCTTAAAAGGCATTGAAGAAGTTCAAACTGCCCGCAAGCCCTTAGCCGCAGCAGACATGGTGATTGTGCGCCTTGCTTATGTTGCCGATCTGCCAACACCTGATGAGGCAATTAAGCTTATCAAACAAGGTGCAGGAAGCGGGCAAACAGCACCTGCGACGAATGCTGCGCCTCATCCATCTGGCAACGGTGGTGCGCCTGTTGCACAATATGGTGGTGGGCAGATGAGCCAGCCAATGCCATCAGGCGACCCTGTCATGTTGGATGCCCAACAGACGGCGCCTGAAATGCAGCGCCCGCGCCCCGTTTTGGCAACCAATAACCCAAATCCACAGCCAGTTGAGGCCGAACCCGTTCCAGAAGCAAAAGCGGCTGAAAGTGTGCGGATTAATCGCTTTGAAGATTTGGTGGCGATTGCCGAAGAAAAGCGCGACCTTGCCTTTCGTCATGCGCTTGAAGCGTGTGTCTGTTTGATTGCCTTTGAAAATGGTCGCATCGAATTTTCACCGACCCCACAAGCACCGCGTAATCTAGCGTCCGACATAAAGTCGCGTTTGAAAGATTGGTCTGGCCAAGATTGGCAAGTGATCGTCGCGCGCGAAGGCGGCGAGGTGCCACTTAAAATTCAGCGCGCGGAAGAAGAAGCAGAGCGCACCCGCGAAGCAGAAGAAGATCCAACGGTTGCAGCCGTATTAAAACAATTTCCAGGTTCGAAAATAGTCAATATCTCATTCCAAGAAGATGAAGAGATATTGGAAGCTGTGCCTGAAGATGATGACATAGACAACGATG